From candidate division WOR-3 bacterium, one genomic window encodes:
- the yajC gene encoding preprotein translocase subunit YajC, with amino-acid sequence MFGIALAQTPAPTATPGAPAAGGMNSILGFLPIILIFAVLYFLMILPQQRRQKKHTQMLEQIKRGDRVVLGSGIHGIVSNVREQTFLVKVAENTELEVDKSAVSYKFGAEK; translated from the coding sequence ATGTTTGGAATCGCCCTCGCCCAGACGCCGGCCCCAACCGCGACTCCGGGCGCGCCTGCTGCCGGCGGCATGAACTCGATCCTCGGGTTCCTGCCCATTATCCTGATCTTCGCCGTCCTCTATTTCCTGATGATCCTGCCCCAGCAGCGCCGCCAGAAGAAGCACACGCAAATGCTGGAACAGATCAAGCGGGGCGATCGCGTAGTGCTCGGTTCCGGCATCCACGGCATAGTGTCCAACGTCAGGGAACAGACTTTCCTGGTCAAGGTCGCTGAGAACACCGAACTCGAGGTCGACAAGTCAGCGGTCAGCTACAAGTTTGGCGCCGAAAAGTAG
- the def gene encoding peptide deformylase, whose product MRTPNSRSTSQRSATSLAPKSSPAAKPAGVNRRVVLYGHRALRTKSRLIGELTSDLVKFLEDLKVSMLTQDGLGLAANQIAETVAAFAINPRAVDDDREPYCIINPEVVATEGLVEAEEGCLSLPGLFDFLPRPEFVRISGLNEELQPITVEGTRLLARALLHEIDHLNGVLFIDHLSESRRRMLGTKLKELEERERCA is encoded by the coding sequence CTGAGAACACCGAACTCGAGGTCGACAAGTCAGCGGTCAGCTACAAGTTTGGCGCCGAAAAGTAGCCCGGCAGCGAAACCGGCGGGCGTCAACCGCCGGGTAGTCCTGTACGGCCACCGGGCACTCAGGACCAAGTCACGGCTCATCGGGGAACTTACGTCCGATCTGGTCAAGTTCCTGGAGGACCTGAAAGTCAGTATGCTGACGCAGGACGGGCTGGGACTCGCCGCCAACCAGATTGCCGAGACGGTCGCTGCGTTTGCCATCAACCCGCGCGCTGTCGACGACGACCGGGAGCCGTACTGCATCATCAACCCGGAGGTGGTCGCGACCGAGGGCCTCGTCGAAGCCGAAGAAGGGTGTCTCTCCCTGCCCGGGCTGTTCGACTTCCTGCCCCGTCCCGAATTCGTGCGCATCTCCGGGCTCAACGAGGAACTGCAGCCGATCACTGTCGAAGGCACGCGGCTACTGGCTCGGGCACTGCTGCATGAGATAGACCACTTAAACGGGGTGCTGTTCATCGACCACCTGAGCGAGTCGCGGCGGCGGATGCTCGGCACGAAGCTCAAGGAACTGGAGGAAAGGGAACGGTGCGCGTAG
- a CDS encoding methionyl-tRNA formyltransferase, which produces MRVAFFGTSDFAVPALRSLARSAHRIETVVTAPPQPSGRGRKLVPSPTEQEARALGIKVLTPQDPNAPAFISEFGSQAPDAAVLAAYGYILKPAALSVPAFGFLNIHPSLLPRYRGAAPIQRALLAGEHETGVTIIALSEQVDAGDIVEQEVVAVGPNETAGELSRRLADVGARLILQSLTQLAEGKARRALQDPELATRAAKIAKAERSIDWRESAQQIHNRIRALSPEPGAVTSFRQRRIVLLRSEVSPVSDPGEPGQILFDHPGLVVAAGAGALEITELKPEGKRAQTGQDFRNGHRPVAGERFAA; this is translated from the coding sequence GTGCGCGTAGCTTTCTTCGGCACTTCTGACTTCGCGGTGCCTGCCCTGCGTAGCCTCGCCCGGTCCGCGCACAGGATCGAAACTGTTGTCACCGCGCCGCCGCAACCCAGCGGCCGAGGCCGGAAGCTCGTCCCCAGCCCCACAGAACAAGAAGCGCGTGCGCTCGGCATCAAAGTCCTGACCCCCCAGGACCCCAACGCTCCGGCGTTCATCTCTGAGTTTGGATCTCAAGCCCCGGACGCCGCGGTCCTGGCCGCGTACGGCTATATCCTGAAACCAGCCGCACTCTCAGTCCCTGCCTTCGGTTTCCTGAACATCCACCCTTCGTTACTTCCCCGGTATCGAGGTGCGGCGCCGATTCAGCGCGCCCTGCTTGCGGGCGAACACGAAACCGGCGTGACCATCATCGCTCTTTCCGAGCAGGTTGACGCCGGCGACATAGTCGAGCAGGAGGTCGTCGCCGTCGGCCCGAACGAAACGGCGGGCGAGTTGTCGCGCAGACTGGCGGATGTCGGCGCCCGGCTCATCTTGCAGTCCCTGACTCAGCTTGCAGAAGGCAAGGCCCGCCGCGCTTTGCAGGACCCGGAACTGGCCACCCGTGCCGCGAAGATAGCCAAGGCAGAACGCAGCATCGACTGGCGGGAATCGGCTCAACAGATACACAATCGGATTCGGGCACTCTCCCCCGAGCCCGGAGCGGTAACCAGCTTCCGCCAGAGGCGCATCGTCCTGCTTCGCTCTGAGGTCAGCCCGGTTTCAGACCCGGGAGAGCCCGGCCAGATCCTCTTCGATCACCCGGGTCTTGTGGTCGCCGCCGGTGCGGGCGCGCTGGAGATCACCGAACTCAAGCCCGAGGGCAAGCGGGCCCAGACCGGTCAGGATTTCCGCAACGGCCACCGTCCGGTTGCCGGTGAAAGGTTTGCCGCATGA
- a CDS encoding PASTA domain-containing protein, giving the protein MRQRRKRRSHALRTLILILLAIALLIVVLNWLVMPMVVGRGRETTVPDLVGIDRFAAEESIIKAGLVLGDVRSVSNATVPPDRVVTQHPEPRQRVKLGRKVHIDVSIGGSRMKVPHVEGLTLARATTLLSASGISVAGVESLRSLTLPAGQVVSTRPPAGFEVDEGERITIQISSRVGNFPMPGLVGMNVGAASGILASQGLILGNVKQAPSDEPAGNVLIQYPEEGMTVRDLDTVSLIVAIPPGRR; this is encoded by the coding sequence ATGAGACAGCGCCGCAAGCGCCGCAGCCACGCCCTGCGCACGCTCATCCTCATTCTGCTGGCAATCGCCCTGCTCATCGTCGTCCTCAATTGGCTCGTGATGCCGATGGTCGTCGGGCGCGGACGGGAAACAACAGTACCAGATCTCGTCGGCATTGACCGATTCGCAGCCGAGGAGTCGATCATCAAGGCCGGGCTGGTTCTCGGCGACGTTCGCAGCGTCTCCAACGCAACCGTACCCCCGGACCGGGTAGTGACCCAGCACCCTGAACCCCGGCAAAGGGTCAAGCTCGGGCGCAAGGTGCACATCGACGTGAGCATAGGCGGCTCCCGGATGAAGGTCCCCCATGTCGAAGGGCTCACTCTCGCCCGAGCCACCACCCTGCTCTCCGCGTCGGGGATCTCCGTTGCCGGAGTCGAATCACTCCGCTCACTAACTCTGCCGGCGGGACAAGTGGTATCAACGCGTCCCCCCGCCGGCTTCGAGGTCGACGAAGGCGAACGCATAACCATCCAGATCTCCTCCCGGGTCGGCAACTTCCCGATGCCGGGCCTGGTCGGCATGAACGTGGGAGCCGCCTCCGGCATACTGGCATCACAGGGACTCATCCTCGGAAACGTGAAACAGGCCCCGAGCGACGAACCTGCAGGCAACGTGCTTATCCAGTACCCGGAAGAAGGCATGACGGTCCGTGACCTCGATACGGTAAGCCTGATCGTAGCCATCCCGCCGGGCAGAAGATGA
- the rpe gene encoding ribulose-phosphate 3-epimerase, protein MKVSASILDCDFLRLSDELAAVVNAGADAIHLDVMDGHFVPNLSFGVPLAKAVRRAVNVPVHSHLMVQEPEWLVEKFLAYSDLITFHIEAAESPEQCIETIRAAGKAAGISLNPNTPVESLRPVIADVQDVLVMSVYPGFGGQEFSRESAARIRETARLIAESGSRATISVDGGVNPQNCNLVAEAGAHWVIAGSAIFRSPDYAAVIKALKS, encoded by the coding sequence ATGAAGGTATCCGCGTCGATACTCGACTGCGACTTCCTCCGTCTCTCCGACGAACTGGCGGCGGTGGTGAACGCGGGCGCGGACGCCATCCATCTCGACGTGATGGACGGCCATTTTGTCCCGAACCTGAGCTTCGGAGTCCCGCTGGCAAAGGCCGTGCGCCGGGCCGTGAACGTGCCTGTCCACTCTCACCTCATGGTGCAGGAACCGGAGTGGCTGGTTGAGAAGTTTCTCGCCTATTCCGACCTCATCACCTTCCACATCGAAGCAGCTGAGTCGCCGGAGCAGTGTATCGAGACAATCCGCGCCGCCGGCAAGGCTGCCGGGATATCTCTCAACCCCAACACTCCGGTCGAGTCCCTCCGCCCGGTCATCGCCGACGTGCAGGACGTGCTGGTGATGAGCGTCTACCCGGGCTTCGGCGGCCAGGAGTTCTCCCGGGAATCGGCGGCCCGTATCCGCGAGACGGCCAGGCTCATCGCCGAGTCTGGCTCCAGAGCGACGATATCGGTCGACGGCGGGGTCAACCCGCAGAACTGCAACCTGGTGGCTGAAGCAGGCGCGCACTGGGTCATCGCCGGCAGCGCCATCTTCCGCAGCCCGGACTACGCCGCAGTCATCAAGGCCCTGAAGTCGTAA
- a CDS encoding signal recognition particle protein, with product MFDALTDRFTQLRRKLLGFGRLSDREVSQALREVRTVLLEADVNYKVVGHFIRSVEAKLKEKNVAASLKPGELINATLYQGLVELLGETTPKLDLSSNPVVISLVGLQGTGKTTFAGKLAHKFRNRKPLLVACDPKRPAASDQLRSVAERAKCDFYPVSSDVVATSLAALKQARNRGNGFVVFDTAGRLHIDDDLMNELGAVQDKAKPNASLLVLDGMVGQDAVSQAEQFSTRLKLTGCCFTKLDGDARGGAVMSVRHVTGLPVFFVGTGEHLEDVEDFHPDRIASRILGMGDMKSLADKVQAATEGQDQRAIAEKFLKGKFDLDDFLGQLKGIKKMGNISKLLAMIPGAGNLEVDDSEFAQVEAMIQSMTPAERRNPDIVDGSRRRRIASGSGTTVTDVNRLLKEFAQARVLAKQMSGGRTPRPRMR from the coding sequence ATGTTCGACGCACTGACCGACCGGTTCACCCAGCTTCGCCGCAAGCTGCTGGGTTTCGGACGCCTATCAGACCGCGAGGTATCGCAGGCCCTGCGCGAGGTCCGCACGGTGCTGCTCGAAGCCGACGTCAACTACAAGGTCGTCGGTCACTTCATCCGCTCGGTCGAGGCCAAGCTCAAAGAGAAGAACGTGGCGGCCAGCCTCAAGCCCGGTGAACTCATCAACGCCACTCTCTACCAGGGACTGGTCGAGCTGCTGGGCGAGACAACGCCCAAGCTCGACTTGAGTTCCAACCCTGTGGTCATCAGCCTCGTCGGCCTGCAGGGCACCGGCAAGACGACCTTTGCCGGCAAGCTCGCGCACAAGTTCCGGAACCGCAAGCCTCTGCTCGTCGCCTGCGACCCCAAGCGGCCGGCCGCTTCCGACCAGCTCCGCTCGGTCGCCGAGCGCGCCAAGTGCGATTTCTATCCGGTATCCAGCGACGTAGTCGCGACCAGCCTGGCCGCGCTGAAGCAGGCCCGAAACCGCGGCAACGGCTTCGTGGTCTTCGACACCGCGGGCCGCCTCCACATCGACGACGACCTGATGAACGAACTCGGGGCAGTCCAGGACAAGGCCAAACCCAATGCCAGTCTGCTGGTCCTCGACGGCATGGTCGGACAGGACGCCGTCAGCCAGGCCGAGCAGTTCAGCACGCGGCTCAAACTGACCGGCTGCTGCTTCACCAAGCTCGACGGCGACGCCCGGGGCGGGGCGGTGATGTCGGTACGGCACGTCACCGGGCTGCCGGTCTTCTTCGTCGGCACCGGCGAGCACCTCGAAGACGTGGAGGATTTCCACCCCGACCGGATCGCCTCGCGCATCCTCGGCATGGGCGACATGAAGAGCCTCGCCGACAAGGTCCAGGCCGCCACCGAAGGGCAGGACCAGCGCGCGATCGCCGAGAAGTTCCTCAAGGGGAAGTTCGACCTCGACGACTTCCTGGGCCAGCTCAAAGGCATAAAGAAGATGGGCAACATCTCCAAACTGCTGGCAATGATACCCGGGGCAGGCAACCTGGAAGTCGACGACAGTGAATTCGCTCAGGTCGAGGCCATGATTCAATCCATGACCCCGGCCGAACGGAGAAACCCGGACATCGTCGACGGCTCGCGCCGCCGCCGCATTGCCTCAGGAAGCGGCACCACGGTCACCGACGTCAACCGGCTGCTGAAGGAATTCGCCCAGGCGCGAGTCCTGGCCAAACAGATGTCCGGCGGCCGCACCCCGCGCCCGCGCATGCGCTAG